The Athalia rosae chromosome 4, iyAthRosa1.1, whole genome shotgun sequence DNA segment AATCTCCCGTTCAgcggataaaatattttgtgtatacaggtatatgtgtatatattacgGATGACGATCTTGTCCCACTAGATTCTTGAATCGTAAAGTATCCTAGTTTtctattacatagatatacatagataaatGTCAGCGATATAATCGTCATAATGGACACGTTTTATCGAAGGCAAAAATCGTACGCCGCCAAGTTGCGGCTTACTTGTGTTCCTCGAGCTATGGGGTTCACGAGTATTTCACCTGCATAATGTAGACAGttggaaattattattgaacgccttcaaataattatcgttgcgATTCTTTGACGTCAAATTATTCGCTATTTATATCATAACGCTACTTAGGAGCCCCAATCTACCGGTAAATATCGAAATAGCTTGTAATTCATCCACAACTATAAACATCCTTCCAAAAAAGCGAAGGATATTCCGGGTCGCGcgtcataaatatatttatagcgTTCAAATCTCGGAATATCTCGTCAGGATTTTCGTCCGACGGCCGATTTGAGGTTTTCGGTCAaagaatgtatgtatattgatCCAAACTGGTTTtctcggtgaaaaaagaaagaaaaaaaaaaaaaaaataagagaagaattCGTTCAtccatttgaaaaaagaatatccgTGTAAAGTGCGCGATAAGCCACATGTCGGAACAGTCGAGATCGCGAAGATTGGCGAATTAAAATGGATAGACCAGGCCTGTCGCGTGAACCAAAACGCTGCCTCCAGGCCCCTAAGACGTAACGGCAAAACCATGGGCAAAACCCTGAAGATTGCGCACTTTTTGCACCAGAAATTTTGGGCACCCAATtcgtatacacacatgtattcAAAGCGagatgtttctttttatttttgcgatACAATTTTTCGCTACTCAACGCCTTCGTAATTGGGCGtcggtcttttttttgttgttgttgctacTCAAAAGTGGAACACTGGTTAGTTCAATCAACGTAAATTATTGGGCTAATAAAATATGCGCGTTtatagatgtacgtacatcacaaattcaaagaaattggTTCTTCACAGAATCCGACCGCAAGCGTTTAGCGCCATGGCatataataattgatgatccAACTCAGATTTGCACtcttcaacctttttttttttttcatacctccaGGCTGAAGCAGGGCAGAGTGtcccgttttattttatcgtttttctttcttatgcGACATAAGATTGTTGAAAAACAATCGTGCGACTTTTCTTGGGAGGCGTACCTCGAGTTCATTCATGTCCGCGGTTATAGAGTGCAGTATACGGAAAACTGGTAATCTGCAGAAGAGACCGGCTGGACTCGACCGGCTTTATCTCACAGCTGGAATCTACTGGTCATATGTGTACTATAGCTTTATCTTACCTCGCTTAACTGCATCGCCACGGCCCGATGGTTGATGTCGACACTTGGATCTACTAATTTGGGGCATAATGTCACAGCGCGCGGGGTCAGGCCACGCGCGATTCTGCAGACGCGATAAAACGAACCCTCCTTGTAGATCGCAAAGCTCGCCCGATCGGATATCAGCTAATCAAAATCACCCCGGATAAATCTTTTCAGAATTCATTTCTCTGCACAATTTTATATTCTTGTAAAAAATACGAATCGTTGGTTTTTATCTGCACCCTAATATTCAAAGgctgcataggtatacatgggCCGGTTCTACGAGTCCGAAGAGTAAGGTGacaagagaggaaagaaaaattgggacTCGAGGTCACCCGATTCGGAGTCGAGTGGTCatgatgaaaagaataataatcggATCGGAATTCCTATCTAATTATACGTCTGTTCGTACGAATTCAAGAAAGAACCATTCTGGTCCGTTGGTAGAATCGCGATCATTGACCGCTACGTAACGATCTAGATTTGATTGTCCTTCGCAAATTATATCGAATCTGCGAGGCACGCACCTACCTTACACGTTCTTTTTTACCTCCTTTTCTTACCCCAATTCGTCATCATTAATTGACTTAAGACAACCTAACGTCTGTAATAATCTTAAACCTTCGGGCTAAGATCATCCGCATATTAATTCCAATGAGCGCTAAGTGTGCCACGAAAacattaaataataatgaatgctCATATCACGTAACGGAGATCTGAAATTTGCGAtgtggttttatttttacatctttcctttttttgttaacGTCATGGGGCGTCAAGTCGTCAGTTATACACGAACAGACTTTTGGTATTTTAGACAAGATGTTACCGAACTTCTCGTTACTCTGCTGTCTGATGGTTATTCTACACGAATCGGCGCCTCAAAGTCATCCCGGCGAAGCTGACGTTGCTTCAGATGCCCAGGCTCAGGTTCATCACCGGGAGAAGCGATTTTTGTGGATAACGAACGACGGAAGAATCGCACTACCTCCTGGCACCGTGATGACGATAACCCCGACGATTCTTTTACCTTTTGTGAGGTATCCACCCTACGGATTTCTCAGCAATATGTCGATGAGTTTTCCGTTCACCAGTGagtattattcattattctcgcttcattttgattttgtgATCGGAACTcgcatttcaaatttctactTTGGCTCGTCGCAGTTGACTTTGATAAGCTGGGACTCACGGACAACGAGAATCCGTACGGAGATTTGCCGCCAGTTTTTAGCAGGGCCTTCCAAAGTCGAGAAGCAGGAATGGCTCTCGGGGACTTCATCGCCTCCTTCATGAAACATAGACTTCAAAAACGCGATGCTCCAGAAGTGCCAAAAAATGCTTTCCAAGGCGGTGAACGTGCACTTCTTTACGGAATAGCCGAAGATGTGCTCAGCCAATTCGGAATGGATGGTAGGGCATGTGTCTTACGAGCGATATGCGAAGTACACGGACATCCCTTGGACAATTTTGGCTTCGTTGGAGAAATTATAAGGCTATTCTTCACGtgagtgtatatataattcattgaaaactattttcgaatgtgaggaaaattttttttattttcataaaccGAAACGGCATAAAGATTGGAACGATTTACTACGAACATTCGTAATAAATCATACCAGACAATCTATTCGtcgctaattaatttttttctcacgtatgaTTTCAGCGCGAGTAAATCTCCCTTCGCTGACCTTATGAAAGATTACGTCGAGGCGGAAGAAACAGGAAAATCGCACAGAGAATGCTGGCCATACTTCAAGGCGTGCCCAAAATCGCTCTTCTTACCGTCTTCGAATAAATACACGTGAGTCGATTATGTGGCCAATTTATCATTAGGAAGTCACGAACAAATAATTACACATAATTCACGGGCATGATGACGTGTGTACTCATTATTCGTTTGGCTTGAGTAGCGTATCATTACCAAATATCTTAGCTAATCGAATGTTGATTGCCATCGATAAGATGTGTTGGTCGTGGCTTTGGCTTGATGGAAATATTTTACCGAAATGCTTATTATCGTTACAGGAAAGATTCTGTCCACGGAGAAGCGGAAGTGGATTACGAAGAAGATTTTAATAAGATTCCTCGAAGTTTCGAAGAAGAACCGTCAAAGAGGACTCCAAACAGGAACACGATGAATACAGCAATGTAGCCTTCATAGTTGCAAAAGTTGTGAACAATAGGCGAAAGCTGCGTAACAATGTGTCAATCATTTAAATTGAATCGACTGGCTACACATCAATGAAACATATTGACCGCGAGTTTGTAAATAGACATAGGAGGAAATGAAGGAACTCAGGGGATGACGATTCGTCGCGTTGATTCGTAGGAGAGTTTCatgtgaaataatatttttatatgcatatttattataactatACTAGTGTGTATGAGATGCGTAAATAGCATGGGTATAACTTAACGTAATTTTGAAACAAAGTTATTTTGTAATCAAATGTATTGTAAATAATAGCCCACTGTGTGAATGTGTTCATGAAATTGTTGTAACATTACGATGAATGACATTTCATAATCTATCAATAAATGACATGAAAAATGCCTGTCTGTGTATTCAATGActcaataattcatcgatacaagaagaaaaagaaaaattttcagcgctGGAATGTAGGTCCTGGGAGATAAAATTAgggcaaaaattaatttttgtatcaggagaacagaaaaaccgagggggtattccgagaccgggtgcctgatcctgtgtatgcagtCGAtactgtgtatgcattcgatcctgtgtatagaatctctttcgaaatttttttttggtatcaggagaacggaaaaaccgaggaggtattcctagacctggtgcctcgttctatgcatgccttcaatcctgtgCATTTGATCCTAGTATGCTAGACAGAGCAAGCAACCGTTCGTTCGCAACACTCGTCACATGcctgcctgtgcattcaatcattcattcatgctttCACTCAAACAAGaagcgataatgcagatctctggaataccggccctgaaaattgaaagtttgccga contains these protein-coding regions:
- the LOC105688930 gene encoding uncharacterized protein LOC105688930 isoform X1, with amino-acid sequence MIVVAGSGSEVEDDDVVVVTVCRSNRTRWGSIPEEDYASWMRATRAVDKMLPNFSLLCCLMVILHESAPQSHPGEADVASDAQAQVHHREKRFLWITNDGRIALPPGTVMTITPTILLPFVRYPPYGFLSNMSMSFPFTIDFDKLGLTDNENPYGDLPPVFSRAFQSREAGMALGDFIASFMKHRLQKRDAPEVPKNAFQGGERALLYGIAEDVLSQFGMDGRACVLRAICEVHGHPLDNFGFVGEIIRLFFTASKSPFADLMKDYVEAEETGKSHRECWPYFKACPKSLFLPSSNKYTKDSVHGEAEVDYEEDFNKIPRSFEEEPSKRTPNRNTMNTAM
- the LOC105688930 gene encoding uncharacterized protein LOC105688930 isoform X2 — translated: MLPNFSLLCCLMVILHESAPQSHPGEADVASDAQAQVHHREKRFLWITNDGRIALPPGTVMTITPTILLPFVRYPPYGFLSNMSMSFPFTIDFDKLGLTDNENPYGDLPPVFSRAFQSREAGMALGDFIASFMKHRLQKRDAPEVPKNAFQGGERALLYGIAEDVLSQFGMDGRACVLRAICEVHGHPLDNFGFVGEIIRLFFTASKSPFADLMKDYVEAEETGKSHRECWPYFKACPKSLFLPSSNKYTKDSVHGEAEVDYEEDFNKIPRSFEEEPSKRTPNRNTMNTAM